The following coding sequences are from one Culex quinquefasciatus strain JHB chromosome 1, VPISU_Cqui_1.0_pri_paternal, whole genome shotgun sequence window:
- the LOC6049033 gene encoding translation initiation factor eIF-2B subunit beta, translating into MTGQEEVCPMPEIAQFIHDVRLNKIVGSHKLTSRTLVLLTNLISKSEWNTAENLLEQIRRQGHLLVAALPQDIVIANTVRRILKIVREEYDSAQLRVHYDEAQTSLSLHKLVTQTSDHKRANDYSKPQEGLKDALLEHLSEIETELETCAENLTSQATEHIHSAELIMTLGHSKSVEKFLKKASENRNIEVIVAECAPVCKGHQLATNLGKAKIQTTLIPDSAIFAMMSRVNKVIIGTQCVLANGGLRAVCGAYSLALAAKHFSVPVIVLAPTYKLTPVHLSSYDQDDFNILANTEGVLAYNSRAARFAKAYNPVFDYVPPELVTLFITNTGGNAPSYVYRLLSELYHPDDSEL; encoded by the exons ATGACTGGACAAGAGGAAGTCTGCCCCATGCCGGAAATTGCCCAATTCATCCACGATGTGCGGCTAAA caaaattgtTGGTTCGCACAAACTCACGTCTCGAACGTTGGTCCTGCTAACGAACCTAATCTCCAAGTCGGAATGGAACACGGCTGA GAACCTGCTGGAGCAGATCCGCCGGCAGGGCCACTTGCTGGTGGCAGCCCTGCCCCAGGACATTGTGATTGCCAACACGGTGCGCCGGATTCTGAAAATCGTCCGCGAAGAGTACGATTCGGCCCAGCTGCGGGTGCACTACGACGAGGCCCAAACTTCGCTTTCGCTGCACAAACTGGTCACGCAAACCAGCGATCACAAGCGCGCCAACGACTACTCGAAGCCCCAGGAGGGACTGAAGGACGCCCTGCTGGAGCACCTGAGCGAGATCGAAACCGAGCTGGAAACGTGCGCGGAAAACTTGACCTCCCAGGCGACGGAGCACATCCACTCGGCGGAACTAATCATGACGCTGGGCCACTCCAAGTCGGTCGAGAAGTTCCTCAAGAAAGCCTCCGAGAACCGAAACATCGAGGTGATCGTGGCGGAGTGTGCCCCCGTCTGTAAGGGCCACCAGCTGGCCACCAACCTCGGAAAAGCCAAGATCCAGACAACGCTCATCCCCGATTCGGCCATCTTCGCCATGATGTCGCGCGTCAACAAGGTCATCATCGGAACGCAGTGCGTCCTGGCCAACGGTGGGTTGCGCGCCGTTTGTGGCGCCTATTCGTTGGCCCTGGCGGCGAAACACTTTTCCGTGCCGGTGATTGTGCTGGCGCCGACGTACAAACTGACGCCGGTGCACTTGTCCAGCTACGATCAGGACGATTTCAACATTCTTGCGAATACAGAGGGCGTGCTGGCGTACAATTCGCGCGCGGCGCGCTTTGCCAAGGCGTACAATCCGGTGTTTGATTACGTGCCGCCGGAGCTGGTGACGCTGTTTATCACCAACAC CGGTGGCAACGCCCCTTCGTACGTCTACCGACTGCTCAGCGAGTTGTACCACCCGGACGATAGCGAGCTGTAA
- the LOC6049035 gene encoding uncharacterized protein LOC6049035, whose protein sequence is MSSERESSAVAATEGALVTVRAKYVEAGSTSSVSSTPTNNRTSDKHHSLVYNDGQFSITLHHYDSIVGELKCPGCAQPMYGPIFLCTAGHSICTHCCRKVGLSSCPLCRNKMTDMRNYTLEAIAAKVQFPCTHAARGCTVRLPLELLWWHKDRCGFKQIECFMGKVWENCSWHGCEKDWNEHCVADHQDKVYNSPDIVLTWNYASDDRRGLQLQSVIAYYVIRTFGEFFNVYQILDQNSRRTIWTVICASKEAKTSQRFAFELELYSPIDSAKLLVQRFPCHAETDADFLKDGNCAKIAIEEAVRFMTKEKILYYRIRIVEVTPTRSRSLVLLSPTHQRHSSKRDSTPSSGFLPLDYSATQIENVNMKAVPQEDIIVRASSTPRLAPNQVTIRSDSSSTSSSSSNSSTVVDEEQQRQRDLPEEDQQLGGTPTSKGLTRANSIPKPPRALTFQSDGEESTAEQKLVRCRILDRQESIKMKPIYSGTAATGELKKATPSSSSSVKASTESLNSAPAKGLSKFYNITTYRGAKLFNKKLFKQS, encoded by the exons ATGTCCTCCGAACGTGAGTCATCCGCCGTCGCTGCCACCGAAGGTGCCCTCGTAACGGTCCGCGCCAAATACGTCGAGGCCGGATCTACGTCGTCCGTCTCGTCGACCCCAACGAATAACCGAACCTCCGACAAGCACCACTCGCTGGTGTACAACGATGGCCAGTTCAGCATCACGTTGCACCACTACGACAGCATCGTCGGCGAGCTCAAGTGTCCCGGGTGTGCCCAGCCGATGTACGGACCGATCTTCCTGTGCACCGCCGGCCACAGCATCTGTACGCACTGCTGCCGGAAGGTGGGCCTGTCCAGCTGTCCGCTGTGTCGCAACAAGATGACCGACATGCGGAACTACACGCTGGAGGCGATCGCGGCCAAGGTGCAGTTTCCGTGTACCCATGCGGCCCGCGGATGTACGGTGAGGTTGCCGCTGGAGTTGCTGTGGTGGCACAAGGATCGGTGCGGGTTCAAG CAAATCGAGTGCTTCATGGGCAAGGTGTGGGAAAACTGCTCGTGGCACGGCTGCGAAAAGGACTGGAACGAGCACTGCGTGGCGGACCACCAGGACAAGGTGTACAACTCGCCGGACATCGTGCTAACCTGGAACTACGCCTCCGACGATCGGCGCGGCCTGCAGCTCCAGTCGGTGATTGCGTACTACGTGATCCGCACGTTCGGCGAGTTCTTCAACGTGTACCAAATTCTGGACCAGAACAGTCGCCGCACCATCTGGACGGTCATTTGTGCCTCGAAGGAGGCGAAAACCAGCCAGCGGTTCGCGTTCGAGCTGGAGCTGTACTCGCCGATCGACAGTGCCAAGCTGCTGGTGCAACGGTTTCCGTGCCACGCCGAAACGGACGCGGACTTTTTGAAGGACGGCAACTGCGCCAAAATTGCGATCGAAGAAGCGGTGCGGTTCATGACCAAGGAAAAG ATCCTCTACTACCGCATCCGGATCGTCGAAGTTACTCCAACGCGCAGCCGCAGCCTGGTTCTGCTCAGCCCAACCCATCAACGTCACTCCAGCAAACGCGACTCGACCCCCTCTTCCGGCTTCCTTCCGCTCGATTACTCCGCCACCCAGATCGAGAACGTCAACATGAAGGCCGTACCACAGGAGGACATAATCGTGCGTGCGAGCAGCACCCCACGCCTTGCCCCAAACCAAGTCACGATTCGCTCCGACTCGTCGTCCACATCTTCTTCGTCGTCCAACTCTTCGACGGTGGTCGACGAGGAGCAGCAACGCCAGCGGGATCTTCCCGAGGAGGACCAACAGTTGGGGGGCACCCCAACAAGCAAGGGTCTAACCAGGGCAAACTCGATTCCGAAGCCCCCGCGGGCGTTGACATTCCAAAGCGACGGCGAAGAGTCGACTGCCGAGCAGAAACTGGTGAGATGTAGGATCCTGGACCGGCAGGAGAGCATCAAGATGAAACCGATTTACAGCGGAACGGCGGCGACTGGCGAGTTGAAGAAGGcaacgccgtcgtcgtcgtcgtcagtgAAGGCGTCCACCGAGAGTTTGAACTCGGCGCCGGCCAAGGGATTGTCAAAGTTTTACAACATCACCACGTACAGAGGGGCGAAGCTGTTCAACAAGAAACTTTTTAAGCAATCATAA